The genomic segment tggATACAGTGAACAAATTGCTTTGATATTGGGATTGGGGAGGCAGGAAAGGACTCTTTGGTTTCCATGAGCAATTCTGGGGACTATGGAAAACAACTAAAAGGAGCAGGAGAAGTGTTTTTATTGGGGCTTCATCAAAGTGCTTTTTTGTGCCATGCTTGCACCAAGCTCACATTTCCACTGAAATAAAGCAATGAGAGCCAGCCAAATGTTCGATTGGAGCACTTTGTTCTCTATCTTCATCAATTTCAACTCTACCTTACCAGAAGTGGTTTTGTGGAGGTGTTTGAAAAAGTAGGTTTCACTGAAACAACGAAACCCTTCATATAATTCACACAACACATTTTACCTATGAAGTTCCAGTAATAGAAGCTTGTAGGCTTAATTTTCTGGGAAATATGAACAGAAGAATATGGTCAATTTCCACACTAAGCTTGGCTCCTGGTGAGTCATGAACAAATCCAGCTTTTTCTAGGGAACAACATGGACTTGTTTTGGCACTGCTTTCTTCTGTGATTCCCCACCTCCCACCCTGAATCTTGATCCAGTATAAGTATAGAGGTTTTCTGGTGGTTATTCATATAGATGTGCCTCTTCTTGGCCACAATGGCaacaaaatatttgataaaataGTCCTGTATTCTAATACAgtggtctttttaaaaaactttcttagGTACATGTTCATTGCTTTTCCACAAGTTACCATACTGAATCCTTCTttcttagttgttttttttttgtttcatttcaggTTAGACCATTACTGCCTACCATTTTCTCCACATTGATGAAAACCAAAAAAGATGTAAGAGAAAAGGTCAGCTCCTTGTTAAATATATGCATGGATACTACACTTCACTTTAAATGTTGCTGAAATTTGTTGCCTCTGCTGGACAATTAAGTTAATAAGAAGAACTCTTAAAAAGATCGAAGAAGAATTGCCtgttaatttattttccaaaaactacttttttttctacttgaaaGTTTTTCCTCTGAAAAATATAATTGCCACCCTGGCTAATCCTAAATCAGAATGGCTCTATGCCTTAAGCAAGTTTTTAACAAAGACAAAACATTTCGCCCTCGTAAGAGATTTGAGCCGGGCACACAGCGGTTTGAGCTGTACAAGAAAGCCCAGGCTTCCCTCAAATCAGGACTAGACTTAAAGACAGTGGTCCAGTTGCCCCCAGGGGAGAACATCAATGACTGGATTGCAGTGCACCTCGTGGACTTCTTCAACAGGATAAACCTCATTTATGGGACCATATCTGAGTTTTGCACCGAGAAGAGCTGCCCCATTATGTCTGGTGGTCTGAAGTATGAATACCGATGGCAGGATGATTATCGATTCAAGAGACCTACCAAGCTTT from the Thamnophis elegans isolate rThaEle1 chromosome 5, rThaEle1.pri, whole genome shotgun sequence genome contains:
- the MOB3C gene encoding MOB kinase activator 3C, which encodes MALCLKQVFNKDKTFRPRKRFEPGTQRFELYKKAQASLKSGLDLKTVVQLPPGENINDWIAVHLVDFFNRINLIYGTISEFCTEKSCPIMSGGLKYEYRWQDDYRFKRPTKLSAPHYMCMLMDWIETLINNENIFPTRIGVPFPKNFQQVCTKILTRLFRVFVHVYIHHFDSIISIGAEAHVNTCYKHFYYFINEFSLVDQRELEPLKEMTERICH